Proteins found in one Campylobacter lari genomic segment:
- the ftsY gene encoding signal recognition particle-docking protein FtsY: MFGFLKNGLKKTLESIHLVKASNKIITKDLLEEMLLEADVAYEIVEEIIYYLPPNDEVKKADLERVMGTYFIYDRPELANTKPFVDLILGVNGVGKTTSIAKMAHLYKENGEKVILGACDTFRAGAIEQLKLWAQKLDIDIIATSQGHDPSAVAYDAISKALAKNYDRVILDTAGRLQNQKNLANELEKIVRISNKAMQGAPHRKILVLDGTQGVAGILQAKAFNDLVKLDGVIITKLDGTAKGGALFSIARELELPILYVGVGEQLGQIHEFNPNEYVKTLVEEIFA; the protein is encoded by the coding sequence ATGTTTGGATTTTTAAAAAATGGTTTGAAAAAAACCTTAGAAAGTATTCATTTAGTTAAGGCTTCAAATAAAATCATTACTAAAGATTTGCTTGAAGAAATGCTTTTAGAAGCTGATGTGGCGTATGAAATAGTTGAAGAGATTATTTATTATCTTCCTCCAAATGATGAGGTTAAAAAGGCTGACTTAGAGCGTGTTATGGGGACTTATTTTATTTATGATAGACCAGAGCTTGCTAATACCAAGCCTTTTGTGGATTTGATTTTAGGTGTAAATGGGGTAGGTAAGACTACAAGCATTGCTAAAATGGCGCATTTGTATAAAGAAAATGGTGAAAAAGTTATACTTGGAGCTTGTGATACTTTTAGGGCAGGAGCTATAGAGCAGTTAAAATTATGGGCGCAAAAATTAGATATAGATATCATAGCTACTTCACAAGGACACGATCCTTCGGCAGTTGCTTATGATGCTATTTCTAAAGCTTTAGCAAAAAACTATGATAGGGTTATTTTGGATACAGCAGGACGCTTGCAAAATCAAAAAAATCTTGCTAATGAGCTTGAAAAAATCGTTCGCATAAGCAATAAAGCCATGCAAGGAGCTCCTCATAGAAAAATCCTTGTGCTTGATGGTACTCAAGGTGTAGCAGGAATTTTACAAGCAAAAGCTTTTAATGATTTAGTAAAACTAGATGGAGTGATTATCACAAAACTTGATGGAACTGCCAAAGGTGGAGCTTTATTTAGCATAGCAAGAGAGCTTGAACTTCCTATTTTATATGTAGGAGTAGGGGAACAACTAGGACAAATTCATGAGTTTAACCCTAATGAATATGTTAAAACTTTAGTTGAAGAGATTTTTGCATAA
- a CDS encoding TlpA family protein disulfide reductase gives MKFKIFLVIFIAIFFISCSSDKENSSAENTNNASLTQSENTDFTLKFLDGRKMYVKYHEQAFNFDDTAKAKLFVFFTSWCAPCKAQIPHLNNLNKKYQDKFEVIALFLEENKEQEILTFIEDEKMKFPVAIGGNNFVFSKILNVSSIPTMVLFNAKGEKIKEYLGVIPEEMLDIDIQKAIM, from the coding sequence TTGAAATTTAAAATTTTTTTAGTAATTTTTATCGCGATATTTTTTATTTCATGCTCGAGCGATAAAGAAAATTCTAGTGCTGAAAATACAAATAATGCAAGTTTGACTCAAAGTGAAAACACTGATTTTACTTTGAAATTTTTAGATGGTAGAAAAATGTATGTGAAATATCATGAGCAAGCATTCAATTTTGATGATACAGCCAAAGCTAAGTTGTTTGTTTTTTTTACAAGTTGGTGTGCACCTTGTAAGGCTCAAATTCCACATTTAAATAATCTAAATAAAAAATATCAAGACAAATTTGAAGTAATAGCGCTTTTTTTAGAAGAAAATAAAGAACAAGAAATATTAACTTTTATAGAAGATGAAAAAATGAAATTTCCAGTGGCTATAGGGGGGAATAATTTTGTTTTTTCCAAGATTTTAAATGTCAGTTCTATTCCAACAATGGTATTATTTAATGCAAAAGGCGAAAAGATTAAAGAGTATTTAGGGGTAATCCCTGAAGAAATGTTAGATATAGATATACAAAAAGCGATAATGTAA
- a CDS encoding 5-formyltetrahydrofolate cyclo-ligase: MIKNNFRIKQKSKMYLKLKYQYKRDFLVFQEIMKILNLCKNCKNILIYIPLKYEINLYKFRHFLTKKYQIFVPFMQDKSLKVVKLRLALEKKSFGVYEPKDSFLQTHIDVAIIPVIGVDAKLGRIGHGQGFYDRFFESISYKKPLVIFTQMIDAKSDQFFSQDHDIKGNFYINPYKKYFRKVKNNDRNISRINSRFYRRRDWVYSRQKD, from the coding sequence TTGATAAAAAACAATTTTAGAATAAAACAAAAATCCAAAATGTATTTAAAATTAAAGTATCAATACAAAAGGGATTTTTTAGTTTTTCAAGAAATAATGAAAATTCTAAATTTATGCAAAAATTGCAAAAATATCCTCATATATATCCCTTTAAAATATGAAATTAATCTTTATAAATTCAGACATTTTTTAACAAAAAAATATCAAATTTTCGTCCCGTTTATGCAAGATAAAAGTTTAAAGGTAGTAAAATTAAGATTAGCTCTTGAAAAAAAGAGCTTTGGGGTATATGAACCAAAAGATTCTTTTTTGCAAACTCACATTGATGTTGCGATTATCCCTGTAATAGGTGTAGATGCAAAATTAGGAAGAATCGGTCATGGTCAGGGTTTTTACGATAGGTTTTTTGAAAGCATTTCTTATAAAAAACCTTTGGTTATTTTTACACAAATGATAGATGCAAAATCTGATCAATTTTTTAGCCAAGATCATGATATAAAAGGAAATTTTTATATAAACCCTTATAAAAAATACTTTAGGAAAGTTAAAAACAATGATAGAAATATTAGTCGCATTAATAGCCGTTTTTATAGGCGGAGGGATTGGGTATATAGTCGCCAAAAAGATTAA
- the rny gene encoding ribonuclease Y, which yields MIEILVALIAVFIGGGIGYIVAKKINDANFNIFLEQAKAKAKAIEYEAELTLKDAKNSVTEAEFAAKKKFDEKIQKLQKEHSIKLEELNKKEQNLHYQEKLHEENKNKLAKEQQAIKALHEENENLKQNYEAKLSEVLKILEHSAGLTQEEAKNIVLQKIEENSRAEIAHIVRKYEEEARNEAKRKANFILAQATSRFAGEFAAERLINVVNIKNDELKGRIIGKEGRNVKTLEMVLGVDIIIDDTPGAIIVSCFNLYRRAIATKVIELLVEDGRIQPAKIEEIHEKVCKEFEDNILEEGQTIVMDLGLNNIHPEIVKLIGKLRYRASYGQNALAHSLEVAHLAGIIAAECGGDEKLARRAGILHDIGKALTHEFEGSHVDLGAELCKRYKEHPVVINAIYAHHGHEEAISIESAAVCTADTLSAARPGARREVLEAFLKRVSELEDIAKSKEGVKKAYAINAGREIRVIVNAKLVNDDESVLLAKEIAEEIQEKVQYPGEIKVNVIRELRAIDFAR from the coding sequence ATGATAGAAATATTAGTCGCATTAATAGCCGTTTTTATAGGCGGAGGGATTGGGTATATAGTCGCCAAAAAGATTAATGATGCAAATTTCAATATCTTTTTAGAGCAAGCAAAAGCAAAAGCAAAAGCCATTGAATATGAAGCTGAACTAACACTTAAAGATGCTAAAAATTCAGTTACTGAAGCTGAATTTGCGGCAAAGAAAAAATTTGATGAAAAAATTCAAAAACTACAAAAAGAGCATTCTATTAAACTAGAAGAGCTTAATAAAAAAGAACAAAACCTTCATTATCAAGAAAAACTTCATGAGGAAAATAAAAACAAATTAGCAAAAGAGCAACAAGCTATAAAAGCTTTACATGAGGAAAATGAAAATTTAAAACAAAACTATGAAGCAAAGCTTAGTGAGGTATTAAAAATACTTGAACATTCAGCTGGTCTTACACAAGAAGAAGCAAAAAATATAGTTTTACAAAAAATAGAAGAAAACTCAAGAGCTGAGATTGCTCATATTGTTAGAAAATACGAAGAAGAAGCTAGAAATGAAGCAAAAAGAAAGGCTAATTTTATTTTAGCGCAGGCTACTTCAAGATTTGCAGGGGAATTTGCCGCTGAAAGATTAATCAATGTAGTAAATATCAAAAATGATGAGCTAAAAGGTCGTATTATAGGTAAAGAAGGAAGAAATGTTAAAACCTTAGAGATGGTTTTAGGTGTTGATATTATCATCGATGATACGCCTGGGGCAATTATAGTAAGTTGTTTTAATCTATATAGACGCGCCATTGCTACAAAAGTGATTGAACTTTTAGTTGAAGATGGCAGAATACAACCTGCAAAAATAGAAGAAATTCATGAAAAAGTTTGCAAAGAATTTGAAGATAATATCTTAGAAGAAGGTCAAACTATAGTAATGGATTTAGGACTTAATAATATCCATCCTGAAATTGTTAAATTAATAGGAAAATTAAGATATAGAGCAAGTTATGGCCAAAATGCTTTAGCGCATTCTTTAGAAGTGGCACATTTAGCTGGAATCATAGCAGCTGAGTGTGGCGGGGATGAAAAACTAGCAAGAAGAGCTGGGATTTTACACGATATAGGCAAGGCTTTAACGCATGAATTTGAAGGTTCTCACGTAGATTTAGGAGCTGAACTTTGCAAAAGATATAAAGAACATCCTGTTGTGATTAATGCAATTTATGCTCATCATGGGCATGAAGAAGCTATTAGCATAGAATCAGCTGCAGTTTGTACAGCAGATACACTAAGCGCTGCGCGTCCTGGTGCAAGACGTGAGGTTTTAGAAGCCTTCTTAAAAAGAGTGAGTGAGCTTGAAGATATAGCAAAGAGCAAAGAAGGGGTTAAAAAAGCTTATGCTATTAATGCTGGTAGGGAGATTAGAGTTATTGTTAATGCAAAATTAGTCAATGATGATGAATCTGTGCTTTTAGCTAAAGAAATAGCTGAAGAAATTCAAGAAAAAGTACAATATCCTGGTGAAATAAAAGTCAATGTCATCAGAGAACTTAGAGCTATTGATTTTGCAAGATAA
- a CDS encoding DedA family protein has protein sequence MQEMIDNLSTYGYLILFFYSFGGGMVAILAAGVLCASSTKLDLHLCIFLAFLANTIGSTLLFILGKYYKKDIMPYFKNHRRKIALAMMKIKKYGDLLLVVQKFIYGVKTIIPIAAGLCKFSFVRFFIINTLASLIWAVVLGYAGFIFGNTLKETFEVFANYPYIAPAFIITLIFIIWLYLSRFSKKK, from the coding sequence ATGCAAGAAATGATAGATAATCTAAGCACTTATGGCTATTTAATTTTATTTTTTTATTCCTTTGGTGGAGGTATGGTTGCTATACTTGCTGCAGGAGTACTTTGTGCAAGTTCTACTAAACTTGATTTGCATTTATGTATATTTTTAGCCTTTTTAGCTAATACCATAGGTTCAACCTTGTTGTTTATCTTGGGAAAATACTATAAAAAAGACATAATGCCTTATTTTAAAAATCATAGAAGAAAAATCGCTCTTGCTATGATGAAAATCAAAAAATACGGGGATTTGCTTTTAGTGGTGCAAAAATTTATCTATGGAGTAAAAACTATCATTCCTATAGCGGCAGGTCTTTGTAAATTTAGCTTTGTAAGATTTTTTATCATTAATACCTTAGCTAGTTTAATTTGGGCTGTTGTTTTAGGTTATGCTGGTTTTATTTTTGGAAATACCCTAAAAGAAACTTTTGAAGTATTTGCCAATTATCCTTATATAGCTCCTGCTTTTATAATCACTTTAATTTTTATTATATGGTTATATTTATCACGCTTTTCTAAGAAAAAATGA
- a CDS encoding ComEC/Rec2 family competence protein encodes MSLKFSIKETYREFFILLLCFLAIFSLNLIYEYKKYQNFKLSKHLLLKDNIILSSYEKTNKKGKKYQVLKLKNSDFIFYTTSFKDLNLSKNDVINLRIITKNINFKDYLSKSFYAPSYDFNKTKTQKENTLIKYFLNQHQNEKIKEFYGALFFAKNVSSELRNDVNFYNIAHLIAISGYHLGLLLSFCFLIFTPLYAFFHKRYFPYRSLKLDISIFAFLLLILYIFLIDFSPSYTRALLMSLFAFYLFSKNIKILSFKFLFLSIAFCISIFPKLLFSIGFLFSILGVFYIYLYLNHFKDQFSNFTHVFLLNIWTFLAMIIPVLYFFPLLSFQQFLAIPLSLAFVVFYPLVLILHIFSYGNLLDLYLMHFFEFKMHAINLSIPFVFYCIYLILSLIAIFNKYLALFVVSLGFIPFIFLI; translated from the coding sequence ATGAGTTTAAAATTCTCTATAAAAGAAACTTATAGAGAATTTTTTATTTTATTATTATGTTTTTTAGCGATTTTTAGTTTAAATCTCATCTATGAGTATAAAAAATATCAAAATTTTAAACTTAGTAAGCATTTATTACTTAAAGATAACATCATTTTATCTTCTTATGAAAAAACTAATAAAAAAGGTAAAAAATATCAAGTTTTAAAACTTAAAAATTCTGATTTTATTTTTTACACCACTAGTTTTAAAGATCTAAATTTAAGTAAAAATGATGTAATAAATCTTAGAATAATTACTAAAAATATTAACTTTAAAGATTATCTTAGCAAAAGTTTTTATGCACCAAGTTATGATTTTAACAAAACCAAAACACAAAAAGAAAATACCTTAATAAAGTATTTTTTAAATCAACATCAAAATGAAAAGATCAAAGAATTTTATGGAGCTTTATTTTTCGCCAAAAATGTATCAAGTGAGCTTAGAAATGATGTAAATTTTTATAATATCGCACATTTAATCGCTATTAGCGGGTATCATTTGGGCTTGTTATTGAGCTTTTGCTTTTTGATTTTTACTCCTTTATACGCTTTTTTTCATAAACGATATTTTCCTTATAGAAGTTTAAAACTTGATATTAGCATTTTTGCTTTCTTGCTTTTAATTTTGTATATATTTTTAATAGACTTTAGCCCTTCTTATACAAGAGCTTTATTAATGAGTCTTTTTGCTTTTTATTTATTTAGTAAAAATATTAAAATACTCAGTTTTAAATTTTTATTTTTAAGTATAGCATTTTGCATTAGCATTTTTCCAAAACTTCTTTTTAGCATTGGGTTTTTATTTTCTATTTTAGGAGTTTTTTATATTTATTTATATCTTAATCATTTTAAAGATCAATTTTCAAATTTTACTCATGTTTTTTTACTAAATATCTGGACTTTTTTAGCAATGATTATCCCTGTCTTATACTTTTTTCCTTTACTTAGTTTTCAGCAATTTTTAGCCATACCTTTAAGTTTAGCCTTTGTAGTATTTTATCCTTTGGTTTTGATCTTGCATATTTTTTCTTATGGAAATTTATTAGATTTATATTTAATGCATTTTTTTGAGTTTAAAATGCATGCGATTAATCTATCAATACCTTTTGTGTTTTATTGTATTTATTTAATTTTATCTTTAATCGCTATATTTAATAAATACTTAGCTCTTTTTGTAGTTTCTCTTGGGTTTATTCCCTTTATTTTCTTGATTTAA
- a CDS encoding ribonuclease BN — protein MSFKNLFKILLALRDKEILNYAAALSFYTILSLIPLLFLCFWVFTQIPSFEIYQERIKNLIFTFLIPTQQELIIQYINTFLKNSVNLGLIGLFAMALTSLAFFSGYDYVINKLLDEDSKSLWHSISSYWTLATLTPLGLGVSFYISGFIQKTLDDFNIALNFFEILPYVIIWALFFVSYSSSVSKKGDLKTLLISSFGASVIWYISKMIFVYYAVYNKTYLNVYGSFSVILFFFLWIYISWIIYLLGLKAYLLLNQENKGNKPKRNYKKS, from the coding sequence ATGAGTTTTAAAAACTTATTTAAAATTCTTTTAGCTTTAAGAGATAAAGAAATTTTAAATTATGCTGCGGCTTTGAGCTTTTATACCATCTTATCTTTAATACCACTTTTGTTTTTGTGTTTTTGGGTTTTTACCCAAATTCCAAGTTTTGAAATTTATCAAGAAAGAATTAAAAATTTAATTTTTACTTTTTTAATCCCAACTCAACAAGAATTAATCATACAGTATATCAATACATTTTTAAAAAACAGCGTAAATTTAGGACTTATAGGGCTTTTTGCTATGGCTTTGACTTCTTTGGCGTTTTTTTCAGGTTATGATTATGTGATTAATAAGCTTTTAGATGAAGATTCTAAAAGTCTTTGGCACAGTATAAGTTCTTATTGGACTTTAGCAACCTTAACCCCACTTGGGCTTGGAGTGAGTTTTTATATTTCAGGTTTTATACAAAAAACCTTAGACGATTTTAATATTGCTTTAAATTTTTTTGAGATTTTACCTTATGTGATTATATGGGCTTTGTTTTTTGTTTCTTATTCAAGTTCGGTAAGCAAAAAAGGTGATTTAAAAACTTTACTTATTAGTTCTTTTGGTGCTTCTGTAATTTGGTATATTTCTAAGATGATTTTTGTATATTATGCTGTATATAATAAAACTTATTTAAATGTATATGGTTCTTTTTCTGTAATATTATTTTTCTTTTTGTGGATTTACATTTCTTGGATTATTTATCTTTTGGGATTAAAGGCTTATTTGCTTTTAAATCAAGAAAATAAAGGGAATAAACCCAAGAGAAACTACAAAAAGAGCTAA
- a CDS encoding FAD-linked oxidase C-terminal domain-containing protein: MQEIHQKFFQELLGVENAHFDPIHKRAYSYDATKKHYLPDGVLFPRDENDISQILKYCNENKIIVIPRGSGSGFTGGSLAINGGVVLSFEKHMNKILEIDLENLVAVVQPGVINMALQEKVKEYGLFYPPDPASMEYSSLGGNVSENAGGMRAAKYGITKDYVMALRAVLPNGEIIRAGKKTIKDVAGYNLAGILIASEGSLAVLSEITLKLVALPKFKKTAMGIFNSIDEAMNAVYKTLAKGVTPVSMEFLDQLSIQALEQKFQKGLPMDAGAILIADVDGNVEEALEADLKILQESFYESGVREFKIAKDEQEAANIWFARRNCSQSIAMYGNLKLNEDITVPRSKLPELLKGIAEISKKYGFKIPCFGHTGDGNVHTNVMVSDKNNPELVKKGYEAVEEVFKLTVSLGGTLSGEHGIGISKAPFMKLAFSEAEMNLMRNIKKAFDPNNILNPFKMGL; this comes from the coding sequence ATGCAAGAAATTCATCAAAAATTCTTTCAAGAACTTTTAGGGGTTGAAAATGCACATTTTGATCCTATCCATAAAAGAGCGTATAGCTATGATGCTACTAAAAAGCATTACTTACCCGATGGAGTGCTTTTCCCAAGAGATGAAAATGATATTAGTCAAATTCTAAAATATTGCAATGAAAATAAAATCATCGTTATTCCTAGGGGTTCAGGTAGCGGATTTACCGGTGGAAGCTTGGCTATTAATGGTGGAGTGGTGCTAAGCTTTGAAAAACATATGAATAAAATTTTAGAAATCGATCTTGAAAATTTAGTTGCAGTAGTGCAGCCTGGTGTGATAAATATGGCTTTACAAGAAAAAGTAAAAGAATATGGCTTATTTTATCCACCTGATCCTGCTAGTATGGAGTATTCTTCTTTAGGGGGAAATGTAAGCGAAAATGCAGGGGGTATGAGGGCTGCTAAGTATGGTATAACTAAAGATTATGTAATGGCCTTAAGAGCAGTTTTACCTAATGGAGAAATCATTAGAGCAGGTAAAAAAACCATAAAAGATGTAGCGGGTTATAATCTAGCTGGAATTTTAATAGCAAGTGAGGGATCTTTGGCTGTGCTTAGTGAGATTACTTTAAAACTAGTAGCTTTGCCAAAGTTTAAAAAGACAGCTATGGGGATTTTTAATAGTATTGATGAAGCGATGAATGCAGTTTATAAAACTTTAGCTAAAGGTGTAACTCCTGTATCTATGGAATTTTTAGATCAACTAAGCATACAAGCATTAGAGCAAAAATTCCAAAAAGGCTTGCCTATGGATGCGGGTGCGATTTTAATCGCTGATGTAGATGGTAATGTAGAAGAGGCTTTGGAAGCGGATTTAAAAATCTTGCAAGAAAGTTTTTATGAATCTGGTGTAAGAGAGTTTAAAATAGCAAAAGATGAGCAAGAAGCAGCTAATATTTGGTTTGCTAGAAGAAATTGCTCTCAAAGCATAGCAATGTATGGAAATTTAAAACTTAATGAAGATATTACAGTGCCACGTTCAAAACTACCTGAGCTTTTAAAAGGCATAGCTGAAATTTCTAAAAAATATGGCTTTAAAATCCCTTGTTTTGGTCATACTGGCGATGGGAATGTACATACTAATGTAATGGTAAGTGATAAAAACAATCCTGAATTAGTTAAAAAAGGTTATGAAGCTGTGGAAGAGGTGTTTAAGCTTACGGTCTCTTTAGGTGGGACTTTAAGTGGAGAGCATGGCATAGGCATTTCAAAAGCTCCTTTTATGAAGCTTGCTTTTAGTGAAGCTGAAATGAACTTAATGAGAAATATCAAAAAAGCATTTGATCCAAATAATATACTCAATCCTTTCAAAATGGGACTTTGA
- a CDS encoding plasminogen-binding N-terminal domain-containing protein, translating into MILVLCCFLAFLQAKNFDLIQTKLEKVDDIYGYIKDDPRILLHSSGIVVHEIDTQKSIIARASVIGRENGLVKLQFKVFDMLAQDAMPLPNVLPQVGDKIVLNYLYDRALIIAPDKSVYDFIAQKLNGIYFLHPDLFGAHMIQEYRQTPRRSDFRSFCSKNAVGLLVVALEKKAEIVDCQDFGKIEEFNIPQAQSLQIPFYSRITGYKSDIFSLNDEAIGNYYVYYEKLISLTREK; encoded by the coding sequence ATTATCTTAGTGCTTTGTTGTTTTTTAGCATTTTTACAAGCTAAAAATTTTGATTTAATACAAACAAAACTTGAAAAAGTAGATGATATTTATGGTTATATAAAAGATGATCCTAGGATTTTATTGCACTCAAGTGGTATAGTTGTACATGAAATTGATACACAAAAATCTATCATTGCAAGAGCTAGTGTGATAGGGCGCGAAAATGGTTTGGTTAAATTACAATTTAAAGTTTTTGATATGCTAGCCCAAGATGCTATGCCTTTACCAAATGTATTGCCACAAGTAGGCGATAAAATAGTTTTGAATTATTTATACGATAGAGCTTTGATTATAGCACCTGATAAAAGTGTGTATGATTTTATCGCACAAAAATTAAATGGAATTTATTTTTTACACCCTGATTTATTTGGTGCTCATATGATACAAGAATACCGCCAAACTCCAAGAAGATCAGATTTTAGATCTTTTTGCTCAAAAAATGCCGTTGGACTTTTGGTGGTAGCTTTGGAAAAGAAAGCTGAGATAGTTGATTGTCAAGATTTTGGTAAGATTGAAGAATTTAACATACCTCAAGCTCAAAGTTTGCAAATCCCATTTTATTCAAGAATTACGGGTTATAAAAGCGATATTTTTAGCTTAAATGATGAAGCAATTGGAAATTATTATGTATATTATGAAAAACTAATTAGCTTAACTAGAGAAAAATAA
- a CDS encoding peptidoglycan DD-metalloendopeptidase family protein, which yields MKKIFISLLISIKLFAISSVEELSWENGKTLLDFLQDHSIPLNLYYNLDTEDKELSAEIASGIKYQMLKDEQGELEQVLIPISDDLQIHIYKNNENKFVLSFTPISYTKEKRTIRVAINNSAYQDVYDESGSVTLARAMVRAFKNSVNFKNVRKGDSVVLIYEQKRRLGRLFGDINIQAALANIRGKEYSVFLYKDSYYNAQGKELENFFLTKPVKYTRISDRFTRARYHPILKRYRAHLGIDYAAPTGTPVKSAGDGTISFVGTKGGYGKVVQVKHVSGYMTLYAHLSRFAKIKRGQKVKQGQVIAYVGSTGMSTGPHLHFGLYLNNKAINPETIVKIPKSSLSGKNKEEFLKMAKEYENRLQSIDENYKNPPKEQNIENSMEL from the coding sequence ATGAAAAAAATTTTCATATCTTTACTTATATCCATAAAACTTTTTGCTATTTCAAGTGTTGAAGAACTTTCTTGGGAAAATGGCAAAACTTTACTTGATTTTTTACAAGATCATTCTATACCACTTAATTTATATTATAATCTTGACACCGAAGATAAAGAACTAAGCGCAGAAATTGCAAGTGGCATTAAATACCAAATGCTAAAAGATGAGCAAGGTGAACTTGAGCAAGTTTTAATCCCAATTAGTGATGATTTACAAATTCATATTTACAAAAATAATGAAAACAAATTCGTATTGAGTTTTACCCCTATTTCTTACACTAAAGAAAAAAGAACCATTCGCGTAGCTATTAACAACTCAGCTTATCAAGATGTTTATGATGAAAGTGGTAGTGTAACCTTAGCAAGAGCTATGGTGAGAGCTTTTAAAAATAGTGTTAATTTTAAAAATGTCAGAAAAGGCGATAGCGTAGTATTAATTTATGAGCAAAAAAGAAGACTAGGAAGACTTTTTGGCGACATTAACATCCAAGCAGCTTTAGCTAACATTAGAGGTAAAGAATATTCTGTGTTTTTATATAAAGATTCTTATTATAATGCTCAGGGAAAAGAACTTGAAAATTTCTTTTTAACCAAACCTGTTAAATACACAAGAATTTCAGATCGCTTTACTAGAGCAAGATATCATCCTATCTTAAAACGCTATAGAGCTCACTTAGGTATCGACTATGCAGCTCCAACGGGTACTCCAGTTAAGAGTGCAGGAGATGGAACGATTAGTTTTGTTGGGACAAAAGGTGGTTATGGCAAAGTTGTGCAAGTAAAACACGTATCAGGTTATATGACTTTATATGCTCATCTTAGTCGTTTTGCAAAAATCAAACGTGGTCAAAAAGTTAAACAAGGTCAAGTGATTGCTTATGTAGGCTCTACTGGTATGAGCACTGGGCCACATTTACATTTTGGACTTTACCTAAATAACAAAGCAATTAATCCTGAAACCATAGTGAAAATTCCAAAATCAAGCCTAAGTGGTAAAAACAAAGAAGAATTTTTAAAAATGGCAAAAGAGTATGAAAACCGCTTGCAAAGCATTGATGAAAACTATAAAAATCCACCAAAAGAACAAAATATAGAAAATTCTATGGAGCTTTGA